From a region of the Actinomycetota bacterium genome:
- the mshB gene encoding N-acetyl-1-D-myo-inositol-2-amino-2-deoxy-alpha-D-glucopyranoside deacetylase → MTDRRDTLGLLCVHPHPDDESIACGGVLARYADEGLRVAVVTCTGGEEGENLSGVDLGGEDMVVVRRRELAAAIAVLGVTDHRTLGYRDSGMAGEPSNEHPDSFHRADLDEAALRLAAIIREFRPAAVVSDDERGTYGHPDHVKAHTVTGRAIELAAEPDAALPGTPWEVAKWYVHVLPRSRLHALHRRLLDAGIASPFGRGPVPDGEDMPFGVADERVTTAVDVRPWLGRKRAAMRAHASQIGADSFFLNLPDDVSQDVFGIEYFVIVRGTPASADVEHDVFAGLRGGDR, encoded by the coding sequence GTGACCGACCGCCGCGACACCCTCGGGCTGCTGTGCGTGCATCCGCACCCCGACGACGAGTCGATCGCGTGCGGCGGGGTCCTCGCCCGGTACGCCGACGAGGGGCTGCGCGTCGCGGTGGTGACGTGTACCGGCGGGGAGGAGGGCGAGAACCTGTCGGGCGTCGACCTCGGCGGCGAGGACATGGTGGTGGTCCGCCGCCGTGAGCTCGCAGCAGCCATCGCCGTCCTCGGTGTGACCGACCACCGCACGCTGGGCTACCGCGACAGCGGCATGGCCGGCGAGCCCAGCAACGAACATCCCGACAGCTTCCACCGGGCGGACCTGGACGAGGCGGCCCTTCGGCTGGCCGCCATCATCCGTGAGTTCCGCCCCGCGGCGGTCGTCAGCGACGACGAGCGCGGGACCTACGGCCACCCTGACCACGTCAAGGCTCACACGGTCACCGGCCGCGCGATCGAGCTCGCCGCCGAGCCCGACGCTGCACTGCCGGGGACCCCGTGGGAGGTCGCCAAGTGGTACGTCCACGTTCTGCCGCGCAGCCGGCTCCACGCACTGCACCGGCGGTTGCTGGATGCCGGGATCGCGTCGCCGTTCGGGCGTGGTCCGGTGCCCGATGGCGAGGACATGCCGTTCGGCGTCGCCGACGAGCGGGTCACCACAGCCGTGGACGTGCGTCCCTGGCTGGGGAGGAAGCGTGCCGCCATGCGCGCGCACGCCTCGCAGATCGGGGCGGATTCGTTCTTCCTCAACCTGCCCGACGACGTCAGCCAGGACGTGTTCGGCATCGAGTACTTCGTCATCGTGCGTGGGACGCCCGCGAGCGCGGACGTGGAGCACGATGTGTTCGCGGGGCTGCGCGGGGGGGATCGGTGA
- a CDS encoding TrkA family potassium uptake protein produces MHVIVGGCGRLGAEIATRLSSEGEDVIVIDVQATAFDRLGTTFNGETVVGSVTDRDTLERAEIGHADGLLAVTRFDNANLMAVEIGVHIYGVRRAVARLFNPEREASYRKLGVRYVSATGLLAKQFLNEFREATFRQHLAFDDPDVEVVEMTLAQAANGLTVDRFEISGKLRVSAVQRGERVFIPGPTDRLERDDLVVAAARRGVHARVRHLVVDERRPRAHVHGGR; encoded by the coding sequence GTGCACGTGATCGTGGGAGGCTGTGGTCGGCTGGGCGCCGAGATCGCCACCCGGCTGTCCAGCGAGGGCGAGGACGTGATCGTCATCGACGTGCAGGCGACCGCGTTCGACCGGCTGGGGACCACGTTCAACGGCGAGACCGTCGTCGGCAGCGTCACCGACCGTGACACGTTGGAACGAGCGGAGATCGGCCACGCCGACGGGCTGCTGGCAGTGACCCGCTTCGATAACGCCAACCTGATGGCCGTGGAGATCGGCGTGCACATCTACGGCGTGCGACGTGCGGTCGCCCGCCTGTTCAACCCGGAACGGGAGGCGAGCTACCGCAAGCTCGGCGTCCGGTACGTCTCCGCGACCGGGCTGCTGGCCAAACAGTTCCTCAACGAGTTCCGCGAGGCCACGTTCCGCCAGCATCTGGCGTTCGACGACCCCGACGTGGAGGTCGTCGAGATGACCCTGGCTCAGGCCGCGAACGGGTTGACCGTGGACCGGTTCGAGATCAGCGGGAAGCTGCGGGTCAGCGCCGTGCAGCGCGGCGAGCGGGTCTTCATCCCCGGCCCGACCGACCGCCTCGAGCGCGATGACCTGGTGGTCGCCGCGGCACGCCGTGGGGTCCACGCTCGTGTGCGTCACCTGGTGGTCGACGAACGACGACCCCGCGCGCACGTCCACGGTGGGCGGTGA
- a CDS encoding YjbQ family protein — MESRELQLDTRGQRVTDVTDQIRSFARDVGGDGLLHLFLPHATAGLALMETGSGSERDLEETLEQHLLPRDDRYTHRHGSVGHGADHLVPVLVSPTLVLAVQDGDVVMGTWQSVCVVDTNRDNDRRRLRLAVFRSA, encoded by the coding sequence ATGGAGAGCCGTGAGTTGCAGCTCGACACCCGTGGGCAGCGCGTGACGGACGTCACCGACCAGATCCGCAGCTTCGCGCGGGACGTGGGCGGCGATGGCCTGCTCCACCTGTTCCTCCCGCACGCCACGGCCGGGTTGGCGCTGATGGAGACCGGGAGCGGATCGGAGCGTGATCTCGAGGAGACCCTCGAGCAGCATCTGCTCCCGCGCGACGATCGCTACACGCACCGGCACGGCTCGGTCGGCCACGGCGCCGACCACCTGGTGCCTGTCCTGGTGTCGCCGACGCTGGTGCTGGCGGTCCAGGATGGCGACGTGGTGATGGGCACCTGGCAGAGCGTCTGTGTGGTCGACACCAACCGCGACAACGACCGCCGCCGCTTGCGTCTGGCGGTGTTCCGTTCCGCCTGA
- a CDS encoding flavin reductase family protein: MSGGQRRVDLTPRAFRDVMARFATGVAVMTTVLDGIPHGMTANAVCSVSLDPLLVLVCVERGTTMAATVRDSQVFALSVLHEDDEGLAMHFADPYRPHGDAEFDRIATRKEVTGSPVLDVAIAFLDCRVWAVYDGGDHLIVVGEVAALGLADEDDPLLFYRGAYRGVRPEGSG; encoded by the coding sequence GTGAGCGGTGGGCAACGCCGCGTCGATCTCACCCCGCGCGCGTTCCGTGACGTGATGGCGCGGTTCGCGACCGGTGTCGCGGTCATGACCACCGTCCTGGACGGGATCCCCCACGGCATGACCGCCAACGCCGTCTGTTCGGTGTCACTCGACCCTCTGCTCGTTCTGGTGTGCGTCGAGCGGGGGACCACCATGGCCGCCACCGTGCGCGACAGCCAGGTGTTCGCCCTGTCGGTCCTCCACGAGGACGACGAGGGTCTGGCGATGCACTTCGCTGATCCCTACCGGCCCCACGGGGACGCCGAGTTCGACCGCATCGCCACCCGCAAGGAGGTGACGGGCTCGCCGGTGCTTGACGTGGCGATCGCGTTCCTGGACTGCCGGGTGTGGGCGGTGTACGACGGAGGTGACCACCTCATCGTGGTGGGGGAGGTCGCCGCGCTCGGCCTGGCGGACGAGGACGACCCGCTGTTGTTCTACCGTGGCGCCTACCGGGGTGTGCGACCGGAAGGGTCGGGGTGA
- a CDS encoding HRDC domain-containing protein, translating to MEVRLVDEPAEVMQALTAVDAPTVGVDVERADGHRYVREAALVQVGVAGCCIILDPLALDDLEPLASFLRGRLTVLHALENDLEPLASAGATLVDDQGTPAQLADTAIAAAVLGLPTGLAPLLEQVLGVRLSGDKARYQRADWSRRPLTDDMLAYAAGDVVHLPRLWEALSAQLDDLARTSWYQQELAATVEHVPEQARSWGRTRGLGRLDGHGRAVLRAVWDEREAIAREEDLAPQRVARDDTLIAIAADPPATLSVLRRRGLDGRQLREHGHRLLAAIRRGASSPDEPSPSGLRRADDDDRAAHDRMRRARARVADELGVDPGFLCPGRVLWTAALSDPSSPDELVEAAGLRPWQRELLADVLWEAYTGT from the coding sequence GTGGAGGTCCGTCTGGTCGACGAACCCGCCGAGGTCATGCAAGCCCTCACGGCGGTCGACGCCCCGACAGTGGGAGTCGACGTGGAACGCGCGGACGGCCACCGCTACGTCCGCGAAGCCGCCCTCGTCCAGGTCGGGGTGGCCGGGTGCTGCATCATCCTGGATCCGCTCGCACTCGACGACCTCGAGCCGCTCGCGTCGTTCCTGCGTGGGCGCCTGACGGTGCTGCACGCGCTCGAGAACGACCTCGAGCCGCTGGCCAGCGCGGGTGCAACGCTGGTCGACGATCAAGGCACGCCGGCGCAACTAGCCGACACGGCCATCGCAGCGGCCGTCCTCGGACTGCCGACCGGGCTCGCACCGCTCCTCGAGCAGGTTCTGGGCGTGCGACTCAGCGGCGACAAGGCGCGCTACCAGCGGGCCGACTGGTCGCGGCGACCGCTCACGGACGACATGCTCGCCTACGCAGCCGGCGACGTGGTCCACCTGCCGCGACTGTGGGAGGCCCTGTCGGCGCAGCTGGACGATCTCGCCCGCACGAGCTGGTACCAGCAGGAGCTCGCCGCCACGGTCGAACACGTTCCCGAACAGGCCCGGTCGTGGGGTCGGACGAGAGGGCTCGGCCGCCTCGACGGGCACGGCCGGGCGGTCCTCAGGGCGGTCTGGGACGAGCGCGAAGCGATCGCGCGTGAGGAGGACCTCGCGCCGCAACGCGTCGCCCGCGATGACACGCTCATCGCGATCGCGGCCGACCCCCCCGCGACGCTGAGCGTCCTGCGGCGACGCGGGCTCGATGGCCGCCAGCTCCGAGAGCACGGCCACCGCCTCCTGGCTGCCATCCGCCGCGGCGCCTCCTCCCCCGACGAGCCCAGCCCATCGGGGCTGCGTCGGGCGGACGACGACGACCGTGCGGCACATGACCGGATGCGCCGGGCCCGCGCCCGCGTCGCCGATGAGCTCGGCGTCGACCCCGGGTTCCTGTGCCCAGGGCGGGTGCTTTGGACCGCAGCGCTGAGCGACCCCTCGTCGCCCGATGAGCTGGTCGAGGCGGCTGGGCTACGTCCGTGGCAGCGCGAGCTCCTGGCGGATGTGCTGTGGGAGGCGTACACCGGCACGTGA
- the ispH gene encoding 4-hydroxy-3-methylbut-2-enyl diphosphate reductase produces the protein MPATPHTLLLAAPRGFCAGVDRAVVIVEKALEAYGPPVYVRHEIVHNTHVVESLRRRGAVFIEDEGEAPDGAVIVFSAHGSPASAYERSRQRHHTLIDATCPLVTKVHAEARRYADHDHDIVLIGHQGHQEVIGTMGQVPGRVTLIETPDEVDTLPFARDASVAYITQTTLSMDDTAEVVRRLNARFPQLVRPKSDDICYATQNRQDAVKALAGRCDLVLVVGSQTSSNSKRLVEVARDRGVAAQLIDDVTEIDERWLDRVDVVGLTSGASAPEVVVEQVVDWFRTRGTRTVDTVHLVDEDVEFQLPAVLARKLAEPVEHRVVRRA, from the coding sequence GTGCCCGCCACGCCACACACCCTGTTGCTCGCTGCTCCCCGGGGGTTCTGCGCCGGGGTCGACCGCGCCGTGGTGATCGTCGAGAAGGCGCTCGAAGCCTACGGTCCGCCGGTGTACGTCCGCCATGAGATCGTGCACAACACCCACGTGGTGGAGTCGCTGCGCCGGCGGGGCGCGGTGTTCATCGAGGACGAAGGCGAGGCCCCCGACGGGGCGGTGATCGTCTTCAGCGCCCACGGCTCACCGGCTTCCGCCTACGAGCGGTCGCGCCAGCGTCACCACACGTTGATCGATGCCACCTGCCCGCTGGTCACCAAGGTGCACGCCGAGGCACGCCGCTACGCCGACCACGACCACGACATCGTGCTGATCGGCCACCAGGGGCACCAGGAGGTGATCGGCACGATGGGTCAGGTCCCGGGCCGTGTGACGTTGATCGAGACGCCCGACGAGGTCGACACCTTGCCCTTCGCCCGCGACGCGTCCGTGGCGTACATCACGCAGACGACGCTGTCGATGGACGACACCGCGGAGGTCGTCCGCCGCCTGAACGCCCGGTTCCCGCAGCTCGTGCGTCCCAAGAGCGACGACATTTGCTACGCCACGCAGAACCGCCAGGACGCGGTCAAAGCGCTGGCGGGGCGGTGTGACCTGGTGCTGGTCGTGGGATCCCAGACCTCGTCGAACTCCAAGCGGCTGGTCGAGGTGGCTCGCGACCGGGGCGTCGCGGCACAGCTGATCGACGACGTCACCGAGATCGACGAGCGGTGGCTCGATCGTGTGGATGTCGTCGGGCTGACCTCGGGCGCCAGCGCGCCGGAGGTCGTGGTCGAGCAGGTGGTCGACTGGTTCCGTACCCGCGGGACCCGGACCGTGGACACCGTCCATCTGGTCGATGAGGACGTCGAGTTCCAGCTGCCGGCCGTCTTGGCCCGCAAGCTCGCCGAGCCGGTCGAGCATCGGGTCGTGCGGCGCGCCTGA
- a CDS encoding TrkA family potassium uptake protein codes for MFVVIAGGGKVGRYIAADLIERGHEVSVIERQRGRCESLVAEYPVLVIEGDACDVRYLEQARVDRADVFVATTREDDDNLVACQLARTEFGVRRVISRVNSPKNVEIFELMGIEAVSSTTLISRLLEEEVTVGELIHLHTLKAGKVDLVEVRIPDHDDANAPPPRSVEELDLPLDAVLVAIFRGDTGAEETIIPRGSTQILPGDEVIALTTPELEDELRRMLVGRTARR; via the coding sequence ATGTTCGTCGTCATCGCCGGTGGCGGGAAGGTCGGTCGGTACATCGCCGCCGACCTGATCGAGCGCGGCCACGAGGTCAGTGTCATCGAACGCCAGCGGGGACGCTGCGAGTCGCTCGTCGCCGAGTACCCGGTGCTGGTCATCGAGGGCGACGCCTGCGATGTGCGCTACCTGGAGCAGGCCCGCGTCGACCGCGCCGACGTGTTCGTCGCCACGACCCGTGAGGACGATGACAACCTGGTCGCCTGCCAGCTGGCCCGGACCGAGTTCGGCGTGAGGAGGGTGATCTCGCGGGTCAACTCCCCCAAGAACGTCGAGATCTTCGAGCTGATGGGCATCGAGGCGGTGTCGTCCACGACGCTGATCTCACGGCTGCTCGAGGAGGAGGTCACCGTCGGGGAGCTGATCCACCTCCACACGCTCAAGGCCGGCAAGGTCGATCTGGTGGAGGTGAGGATCCCCGACCACGACGATGCCAACGCACCGCCACCGCGGTCGGTCGAGGAACTCGACCTGCCGCTCGACGCGGTCCTGGTCGCGATCTTCCGTGGGGACACCGGAGCGGAGGAGACGATCATCCCGCGCGGCTCCACCCAGATCCTCCCCGGCGACGAGGTGATCGCGCTCACCACCCCGGAGCTCGAGGACGAGCTGCGCCGGATGCTGGTCGGCCGGACCGCCCGGCGATGA